Proteins from a single region of Limisphaerales bacterium:
- the flgG gene encoding flagellar basal body rod protein FlgG (makes up the distal portion of the flagellar basal body rod), with protein sequence QNPQALLKQGANLYGNLATAGPAGITTSSAGATEILSNAKAPGSSGMGRIAAGSLELSNVDMAREFSSMITTQRAFQANARVISTSDEILKEMMALKR encoded by the coding sequence CAGAACCCTCAGGCGCTGCTCAAGCAGGGAGCTAACCTGTACGGCAACCTCGCCACGGCTGGCCCGGCGGGCATCACCACTTCCAGTGCGGGTGCCACAGAAATTCTCAGCAACGCCAAAGCCCCCGGATCTTCCGGAATGGGCCGTATTGCGGCCGGCTCGCTTGAGCTTTCAAACGTTGACATGGCGCGAGAATTCTCTAGCATGATTACTACGCAACGAGCTTTTCAGGCCAATGCCCGGGTGATCTCCACCAGTGACGAGATTCTCAAGGAAATGATGGCCCTTAAACGTTAA
- a CDS encoding flagellar basal body-associated FliL family protein, translated as MAEEEAKAPDENAAAEGGAQAPAGEAAAAPEEAAPKPPGMLVPMLLTSVLSLGGAFAIFKFAVVPSLVGGLAKVFQDNNGSIHYHAAPAGGGDAHPKGKDGHGGGEDGHGGGEDGHGGGEDKGGGSKKESNPGTPVPIVEEGEFIVVNPSGSARYLMVEILLIRKNADDNGFPDAVKNNRKRLEAMVSSTLSSMTAEEMSESTVRLGMPSELKGLFQGILGSSHPIKSVIIPKWVMQ; from the coding sequence ATGGCTGAAGAAGAAGCAAAAGCACCCGACGAAAACGCTGCCGCCGAAGGCGGAGCTCAAGCTCCCGCAGGCGAGGCCGCCGCCGCGCCTGAAGAGGCTGCACCCAAACCACCCGGCATGCTCGTACCCATGCTCCTCACCTCGGTGCTGAGCCTGGGTGGCGCCTTTGCGATTTTCAAATTCGCTGTGGTGCCCTCATTGGTAGGTGGGCTCGCAAAAGTTTTCCAAGATAACAATGGTTCCATCCATTACCACGCAGCGCCCGCGGGTGGCGGCGATGCCCACCCCAAAGGCAAAGATGGCCACGGCGGAGGTGAAGACGGCCACGGCGGAGGTGAAGACGGCCACGGCGGAGGTGAAGACAAAGGCGGGGGCAGTAAAAAAGAAAGCAATCCCGGCACACCCGTACCGATCGTGGAAGAAGGCGAGTTCATCGTGGTGAATCCTTCCGGATCGGCCCGGTATTTGATGGTGGAAATTCTGTTGATTCGGAAGAACGCCGATGACAATGGATTTCCCGATGCTGTCAAAAATAACAGGAAGCGTTTGGAGGCAATGGTGAGCAGCACGCTCTCCTCCATGACCGCCGAAGAAATGTCTGAGTCCACCGTTAGGTTGGGAATGCCGAGTGAACTCAAAGGGCTGTTTCAGGGAATCCTTGGTTCTAGTCATCCCATTAAATCGGTGATCATCCCCAAGTGGGTGATGCAGTAA
- a CDS encoding flagellar motor switch protein FliM codes for MSWRIDPNTEVRLFRDMTSPVGAPVRFADDPAGERGEALEGGSPEESIPVHRPDGTLEDVPASAIHTFTVGKQASMSSTEVHRFRIQNALLLRSLGSRLSLFLRSELALEQISLEVTDLGRFAKEIGNDRHMVLFKLHPLEAIGALDIAKPLGLTIADRMLGGKGFAVNPERTIREVETALIDQVAQIALREWAQFWNFEEPLRATLLGNESDPTHIPSASMEETFYHIVIDAEMGDCMDQMQMLLPVRGLDPLLRHLAQQTHSGSEDEEEEFYETNHVKWKHMYDKVQVPLVAQWTDLTILTRELLHLKEGDIIPLDPKRLNQVEVQLAGLTKYTGSLGSLDKKAAVQIKDTFKP; via the coding sequence ATGAGCTGGCGAATCGATCCAAATACGGAAGTGCGGCTATTTCGGGATATGACCTCCCCGGTCGGCGCACCCGTCCGTTTTGCCGATGACCCCGCGGGCGAACGTGGGGAAGCACTCGAAGGCGGTTCCCCCGAAGAATCCATCCCCGTGCATCGCCCCGACGGCACACTGGAAGATGTGCCCGCCAGCGCCATTCACACCTTCACCGTTGGTAAACAAGCCTCGATGTCCTCCACGGAGGTACATCGGTTTCGAATACAAAACGCCCTGCTTCTGCGGTCGTTGGGCTCCCGTTTATCCTTGTTTTTGCGGAGTGAACTTGCGCTCGAGCAAATCTCGCTGGAAGTCACAGATCTCGGCCGATTCGCCAAAGAAATCGGGAATGACCGCCATATGGTCCTCTTTAAGCTACATCCGCTTGAAGCCATCGGCGCGCTCGACATCGCGAAACCTCTCGGCCTCACCATCGCCGATCGCATGCTCGGCGGTAAAGGCTTTGCCGTCAATCCCGAGCGCACCATCCGTGAAGTGGAAACCGCGCTCATCGATCAGGTCGCCCAAATCGCCCTGCGCGAATGGGCCCAATTCTGGAATTTCGAGGAACCTCTTCGCGCCACCCTGCTCGGTAACGAAAGCGATCCCACTCACATCCCGTCCGCGAGCATGGAGGAAACCTTTTACCACATCGTCATTGATGCCGAAATGGGCGATTGCATGGATCAAATGCAAATGCTCCTCCCCGTCCGCGGCCTCGACCCCTTGCTGCGCCATCTCGCCCAGCAAACCCACAGCGGCTCCGAGGATGAAGAGGAAGAATTTTACGAAACCAATCACGTGAAATGGAAACACATGTACGATAAAGTGCAAGTGCCACTGGTCGCCCAATGGACCGACCTCACCATCCTCACCCGCGAACTGCTGCACCTCAAAGAAGGCGATATCATCCCGCTCGACCCCAAGCGCCTCAACCAGGTGGAAGTGCAACTCGCCGGCCTCACCAAATACACCGGCAGCCTCGGCAGCCTTGATAAAAAAGCCGCCGTGCAAATCAAAGATACATTTAAACCCTAA
- the fliN gene encoding flagellar motor switch protein FliN yields the protein MSDTETTEETTEETTTEAPVGTVAPASAAEVPGAPSNLDFLLDVPVKLSAELGSCKMTMQELLDLDLGTVVQLDKPANANVDVYVNQKLVARGEVVVAEDNFGIRIKEIVAKSTTS from the coding sequence ATGAGTGATACCGAGACAACCGAAGAAACAACCGAAGAGACAACCACTGAGGCTCCAGTGGGAACCGTCGCGCCCGCCAGTGCTGCAGAGGTGCCCGGAGCGCCTTCCAATTTGGATTTCCTGCTTGATGTGCCCGTAAAGCTCTCCGCCGAATTGGGCAGTTGTAAAATGACCATGCAGGAATTGCTGGATCTGGACCTCGGCACGGTGGTGCAGCTGGATAAACCCGCTAACGCGAACGTGGACGTTTATGTGAATCAAAAACTCGTCGCCCGCGGTGAAGTCGTAGTCGCCGAAGACAATTTTGGCATTAGAATCAAGGAAATCGTTGCCAAATCCACTACCTCATAA
- a CDS encoding flagellar biosynthetic protein FliO gives MEMNRTRQRWFAGLLACALLVMPASAAQPNSTPAPPPAKEAATSTNSAPRETSAAKRPVYGIDNPSKSFEPKTNGITGVFMRLIGAMAIVISLLLIGAWWFRKSRLIGLVPAAQANLKIIETRSLASRHALHVVEYGEQRFLIADSPAGTSFLTHLDEVAEAADEEAADEPKPGSFAAKLKGFLDRKKS, from the coding sequence ATGGAAATGAATCGCACAAGACAAAGGTGGTTTGCTGGGTTACTGGCCTGCGCACTGCTCGTGATGCCCGCCTCGGCGGCCCAGCCTAACTCCACGCCCGCTCCTCCCCCCGCCAAGGAAGCAGCGACATCCACAAACTCTGCCCCCCGCGAAACCTCCGCTGCCAAGCGTCCGGTCTATGGCATAGACAATCCCAGCAAATCATTTGAACCAAAGACCAATGGAATCACCGGCGTGTTTATGCGTTTGATCGGGGCGATGGCGATCGTGATCAGCCTGCTGTTGATTGGCGCGTGGTGGTTCCGCAAATCGCGCCTGATCGGGCTGGTGCCCGCGGCGCAGGCCAATCTCAAAATTATTGAAACCCGCTCGCTCGCCTCCCGCCACGCTTTGCACGTGGTGGAATATGGCGAGCAGCGGTTCCTAATTGCCGATTCGCCCGCCGGCACCAGCTTTCTTACTCACCTTGATGAGGTGGCGGAAGCGGCGGACGAGGAAGCGGCTGACGAACCGAAGCCCGGTTCATTTGCCGCCAAGCTTAAAGGATTTCTGGACCGGAAGAAGTCATGA
- the fliP gene encoding flagellar type III secretion system pore protein FliP (The bacterial flagellar biogenesis protein FliP forms a type III secretion system (T3SS)-type pore required for flagellar assembly.), whose amino-acid sequence MTLLTVAPSLIMLMTCFTRIVIVFSFLRNALSLQGVPANQIMVGFALFMTFFIMQPVYQKIDAEAIQPYAEGQLGGGAALDVAKGHLKDFMLRQARPRDVEFFVGLAKMGPTKVEDLPMTVVIPGFILSELRTGFQMGFLLFIPFILIDFVVAIVLMSLGLLFLPPVTISMPLKILLFVLVDGWTLVVRSLALSFGT is encoded by the coding sequence ATGACGCTACTCACCGTGGCGCCTTCATTGATTATGTTGATGACCTGTTTCACACGCATCGTCATCGTATTTTCATTTTTGCGTAATGCCCTCTCGCTACAAGGCGTGCCGGCTAATCAAATTATGGTAGGCTTCGCGTTGTTCATGACGTTTTTTATTATGCAGCCGGTTTATCAAAAAATTGATGCCGAAGCGATCCAGCCCTATGCCGAAGGCCAGCTGGGCGGCGGTGCCGCGCTGGATGTGGCGAAAGGGCACTTGAAAGATTTCATGCTGCGTCAGGCCCGCCCACGGGATGTGGAATTTTTTGTGGGCCTCGCCAAGATGGGCCCCACTAAGGTGGAAGATCTGCCGATGACGGTGGTGATCCCGGGCTTTATTCTCAGCGAATTGCGCACAGGATTTCAAATGGGATTTCTGTTGTTCATTCCGTTTATCTTAATTGATTTCGTGGTGGCGATTGTTTTGATGAGCCTCGGACTGCTGTTCCTGCCGCCGGTGACGATCTCAATGCCGCTGAAAATTCTCCTGTTCGTTCTGGTGGATGGCTGGACTTTGGTGGTCCGCTCTCTTGCCCTGAGCTTTGGGACTTAA
- the fliQ gene encoding flagellar biosynthesis protein FliQ: protein MSPDYTVEILKGLMSHVLMIAGPLLLTGLCVGLTVSLFQAVTSLQEQTLTFVPKALAVGALLFLIMPWMVRTVMDYTREIIEKMPAMAG, encoded by the coding sequence ATGAGTCCGGATTACACTGTAGAAATATTGAAAGGGTTGATGAGTCACGTACTGATGATCGCCGGCCCGCTGTTGCTTACCGGTTTGTGCGTGGGGTTGACGGTGAGTTTGTTCCAGGCCGTCACCTCGCTGCAGGAACAAACGCTCACGTTTGTGCCCAAGGCGTTGGCAGTGGGTGCGCTGTTGTTTCTCATCATGCCGTGGATGGTGCGCACGGTGATGGATTACACCCGCGAAATCATTGAAAAAATGCCAGCCATGGCCGGATAA
- a CDS encoding flagellar biosynthetic protein FliR — translation MVEIFLVWFLIFVRAGAMLYIFPIFAAAAMPVRLRLAVAGFLAVLTLPGVMLPPEVIQFTLFEFVLLVGKEVMVGLMLGYVVRLIMFSVALAGHYIGTEMGLQLSSLIAPGETDPSPTPSAILSLLAVMLMFALDVHFELLLGFQQSYGVLPIGGGQLSGPLFSAVTAMCAHTFVIAVRIAAPVIAVGIVVSLLLMVLAKTIPQINVFIESFSVRIMVGVFLFGFTISMAARQIAEYLYKLPDDFVVATRLMGLGG, via the coding sequence ATGGTGGAGATTTTTCTAGTTTGGTTTTTGATCTTCGTGCGGGCGGGCGCGATGCTGTACATTTTCCCGATATTCGCCGCCGCGGCTATGCCCGTTCGGCTGCGGCTTGCGGTTGCGGGTTTCCTTGCGGTGTTGACGCTTCCGGGAGTCATGCTGCCACCAGAAGTCATCCAATTCACGCTGTTTGAATTTGTCTTGTTAGTGGGCAAAGAAGTGATGGTTGGATTGATGCTGGGTTATGTGGTTCGCCTCATCATGTTTTCTGTGGCCTTGGCCGGTCATTACATTGGCACGGAAATGGGCTTGCAACTTTCAAGCCTGATCGCGCCAGGTGAAACAGATCCCTCACCCACTCCCAGTGCCATTCTCTCGCTGTTGGCGGTGATGCTGATGTTCGCGCTGGACGTGCACTTTGAATTGCTGTTGGGCTTCCAGCAATCTTACGGCGTGTTGCCCATTGGTGGAGGGCAGCTTTCGGGCCCGCTGTTTAGCGCGGTGACAGCTATGTGCGCGCATACCTTCGTGATCGCCGTGCGCATCGCGGCGCCGGTAATCGCCGTGGGGATCGTGGTGAGTTTGCTATTGATGGTGCTGGCGAAAACCATCCCGCAAATCAACGTGTTCATTGAGAGTTTTTCGGTGCGTATTATGGTGGGCGTGTTTCTGTTTGGATTCACGATCTCCATGGCGGCGCGGCAAATTGCCGAGTACCTGTACAAATTGCCGGATGATTTTGTGGTGGCCACGCGGCTTATGGGATTGGGAGGATAA
- a CDS encoding EscU/YscU/HrcU family type III secretion system export apparatus switch protein — MAENEQGQEKTEQPTAKKMQELVEGGQFAKSQEVSTLILLALALMVFTIMAPKMVAVFQVYLVSTIQQMSTLRMTVESFPGFFNQFMIVAGSLILPVMFAGVMAGIIGAGSQSKFKLTPKAIEPKFSKLSPLKGFKNIFSSKSIAKLFVSLAKFVVIFGFTYPVLKEVLDDPVFYSAIDVKHLLLFMGQTAQSVGLRVVAGMVVIAAADYAYQVWKNEQDSLMTKQEVKDETKQADGNAQVKGEQKRRRRQMLMDSMQQEIPQADVIVTNPTHLAIAIKYDRDDMAAPRVVAKGARYNALRIREIAKQHDVPIVENKPVARLLFKHCKVGREIIPEMFAAVAEILAYVYRTNRYRYYTRGQRVPTD, encoded by the coding sequence ATGGCGGAAAACGAACAAGGCCAGGAGAAAACCGAACAGCCCACCGCAAAAAAAATGCAGGAGCTGGTCGAGGGCGGCCAATTCGCGAAGAGTCAGGAAGTATCAACGCTGATTCTACTGGCGCTGGCGCTGATGGTGTTCACCATTATGGCACCCAAAATGGTGGCTGTTTTTCAGGTGTACCTCGTGAGCACCATTCAGCAAATGAGCACGTTGCGGATGACCGTTGAGTCGTTCCCGGGATTCTTCAACCAGTTTATGATCGTGGCCGGCAGTTTGATTTTGCCGGTGATGTTTGCGGGGGTAATGGCCGGCATCATCGGCGCGGGCAGCCAAAGTAAATTCAAACTAACGCCCAAAGCCATCGAGCCAAAGTTTTCAAAGCTCAGTCCATTGAAGGGCTTCAAAAATATTTTCAGCAGCAAATCAATTGCAAAGCTGTTTGTGAGTCTTGCAAAATTTGTAGTCATTTTTGGCTTCACGTATCCAGTGTTGAAAGAGGTGCTGGATGACCCGGTTTTTTACTCCGCCATCGATGTGAAACATCTGCTGCTGTTCATGGGCCAAACCGCGCAGAGCGTGGGCTTGCGTGTGGTGGCGGGCATGGTGGTGATTGCCGCGGCGGACTACGCATATCAGGTTTGGAAAAATGAACAGGATAGCCTGATGACTAAACAGGAGGTGAAAGATGAAACCAAACAAGCCGACGGCAATGCCCAAGTCAAAGGCGAACAAAAACGCCGCCGTCGGCAAATGCTTATGGATTCAATGCAGCAGGAAATCCCGCAGGCGGATGTTATCGTCACCAACCCCACGCACTTGGCCATTGCGATCAAATATGATCGCGATGATATGGCCGCGCCGCGCGTGGTCGCCAAGGGCGCGCGTTACAATGCCCTTCGCATCCGCGAGATCGCCAAGCAACACGACGTGCCCATTGTGGAGAATAAACCGGTGGCACGGCTGCTCTTCAAGCACTGCAAAGTGGGCCGCGAGATCATTCCCGAGATGTTCGCCGCCGTGGCGGAGATTTTGGCCTACGTTTACCGCACCAATCGTTACCGGTATTACACTCGCGGACAACGGGTGCCGACGGATTAA
- the flhA gene encoding flagellar biosynthesis protein FlhA, translating to MPWADIGLVAFVFSVLLWMVLPLRPWMLDLLLAVSISSGLLVMLVIIYVREPSEFTAFPTLLLIITLFRLGINVASTRLILGEAQAGEIIQKFGEVVVQNNYVVGFVVFIILTLINFVVITKGAGRIAEVAARFTLDAMPGKQMAIDAELNAGLIKEDQARTRREELAKETDFYGSMDGASKFVRGDAIAGIIITLVNVIGGIGIGVIQRDMGVGQAMQTYTILSIGDGLVSQIPALVISTAAGILVTRTADKSSLGQTLATQLFLQPNVLKILSFTLLILAAFALVTGILPWVPFLVMGGVFYFMYSNFQERGMIVERPAGGGTPPGLPDGGGADGDGGGEGAEPSGPEKLEELLHLDTLQIELGYGLLALADPKKGGDVLERVTSVRRNFVQDMGFIIPAVRLRDNLELQPNEYRFIFRGQMIATGEVMPGYWLAMNTNNSTEVLPGVQTTEPVFGLPATWITEVERKNAEVAGYTVVDPASVLVTHFSETIKRSCHQILSRQDVQVLLDNLKEDHPALVNELVPNLLSVGQVQRVLQNLLAEGVSIRNMVGILERVSDYAATTKNPDELSEQARRSIGVQVVKPYLDESGNLPAITLDPWLEEEMVKGIRPSQNEMQLLIDPKIAEHLSHQLHQAIQPMIAEGKPPVIICSAMIRAGLRKFFAAKFPELAFLSYEELPPKIEIVPVAAIPAIQ from the coding sequence ATGCCTTGGGCCGATATCGGCTTGGTGGCGTTTGTCTTCAGCGTGCTGCTGTGGATGGTGCTGCCGCTGCGCCCGTGGATGCTCGATCTCTTGCTGGCGGTCAGCATCTCATCCGGTTTGCTGGTGATGCTGGTCATCATTTACGTTCGCGAGCCTTCCGAGTTTACCGCCTTCCCCACGCTGCTGCTGATCATCACGTTATTTAGATTGGGGATTAACGTCGCCTCAACGCGCCTCATTTTGGGCGAGGCGCAGGCGGGCGAGATCATCCAAAAATTTGGTGAAGTAGTCGTGCAAAATAATTATGTGGTCGGCTTCGTGGTGTTTATTATTCTCACGCTGATCAATTTTGTGGTCATCACCAAAGGTGCCGGCCGCATCGCGGAAGTGGCGGCGCGGTTTACGTTGGACGCTATGCCCGGCAAACAAATGGCCATCGATGCTGAGCTGAACGCCGGGCTCATCAAGGAAGATCAGGCCCGCACACGCCGCGAAGAGCTGGCGAAGGAAACCGACTTTTACGGATCCATGGACGGTGCCAGCAAGTTTGTGCGCGGTGATGCCATCGCGGGCATCATCATTACTTTGGTCAACGTCATTGGCGGCATTGGCATCGGAGTGATCCAGCGCGACATGGGCGTGGGCCAGGCGATGCAAACTTACACCATCCTGAGTATTGGGGATGGCCTCGTCTCGCAGATTCCCGCGTTAGTGATTTCCACAGCAGCGGGTATTTTGGTGACACGCACGGCAGACAAATCGAGCCTCGGCCAAACACTGGCCACGCAGCTTTTTCTGCAACCGAATGTGCTGAAAATTCTTTCGTTTACGCTGCTGATTCTCGCCGCATTCGCGTTGGTCACGGGTATTCTGCCCTGGGTCCCGTTCTTGGTGATGGGTGGCGTGTTTTATTTTATGTACTCTAATTTTCAGGAAAGGGGTATGATTGTGGAGCGGCCCGCCGGCGGCGGAACGCCCCCCGGTTTGCCCGATGGCGGCGGAGCCGATGGTGATGGCGGTGGCGAAGGCGCTGAGCCGTCCGGCCCCGAAAAGCTCGAGGAATTACTACATCTGGACACATTGCAAATCGAGCTGGGCTACGGGTTGCTCGCCTTGGCGGATCCGAAGAAGGGTGGCGATGTGCTGGAGCGCGTGACGAGTGTCCGCCGGAATTTCGTGCAGGACATGGGCTTCATCATTCCCGCCGTTCGGTTGCGGGATAATTTGGAACTGCAGCCCAATGAGTACCGGTTTATTTTCCGAGGCCAAATGATTGCCACCGGCGAAGTGATGCCCGGCTATTGGTTGGCGATGAACACCAATAACAGCACCGAGGTGCTGCCGGGCGTGCAGACGACTGAGCCGGTATTCGGCCTGCCGGCAACGTGGATCACCGAGGTGGAACGCAAGAATGCCGAGGTGGCCGGCTACACCGTGGTGGATCCGGCGTCGGTGTTGGTCACGCATTTCAGCGAAACAATCAAGCGCAGCTGCCACCAAATTCTCAGTCGGCAGGACGTGCAGGTGTTGCTCGATAATTTGAAGGAAGATCATCCGGCACTGGTCAACGAACTGGTGCCCAACCTCCTCTCGGTGGGGCAGGTGCAGCGCGTACTGCAAAATCTGCTGGCCGAAGGCGTATCCATCCGCAATATGGTGGGCATCCTCGAGCGCGTGTCCGACTACGCGGCCACCACGAAAAATCCTGATGAACTTTCCGAACAAGCCCGCCGCTCCATCGGGGTGCAGGTGGTGAAGCCGTACCTCGACGAATCAGGCAACCTGCCGGCCATCACGTTGGATCCCTGGCTTGAAGAGGAAATGGTGAAAGGCATCCGTCCCTCGCAAAACGAAATGCAACTGCTGATCGATCCCAAGATCGCCGAGCATCTTTCGCATCAACTGCATCAGGCCATTCAGCCGATGATCGCTGAGGGCAAACCGCCGGTAATCATTTGTTCGGCTATGATTCGGGCTGGACTCCGCAAGTTCTTTGCGGCGAAGTTCCCCGAGTTGGCGTTCCTCAGCTACGAGGAGCTGCCGCCGAAGATCGAGATTGTGCCCGTGGCGGCAATCCCGGCCATTCAATAA
- a CDS encoding tetratricopeptide repeat protein, with protein MRINTEVENSSSARDLSHAETLKKFGLFFQKMGELDLAVSVYSRVLDLGADSPELRYNFGAARLKQIRPTEALEHFKAAARREPSAQGIHLGMANSHQLLGDITAAEACLKQELLINPEAADAAVNLGWILEEQNRVPEALMEYRKALYYEPNDPNLRWNHGLACLMLGDFAKGWRDYEYRWKARQKKKPEFDAPEWRGDPLEGRSLLLHTEQGFGDSIMFLRFARQLARARNRVSLQCQPQLKRLFKGVPELDSVVAPGDSLPKFDVHAPLMSLPKLLKLQRETDHHSPPYLSPVETSPSKLPGYKPGYKHIAVTWTSAPHSEITEKKSIPYSLFKNMFDTPGCQFYSVQINADATAVADMNQRSNVHDLRDHIGDFADTADILSQADLVLSVDTATAHLAGALGRPSWTLLPHAADWRWRLHRNDTPWYPTMRLFRQSQTNQWDDVMEEIQHCLLNYGAELRTSQLAGGVVKAAM; from the coding sequence ATGAGAATCAACACGGAAGTTGAAAACAGCAGTTCCGCGCGCGACCTGAGTCACGCCGAGACGCTCAAGAAATTCGGCCTCTTCTTTCAGAAGATGGGCGAGCTCGATCTTGCCGTATCCGTTTACTCCCGCGTGCTCGACCTCGGTGCCGATTCTCCCGAACTGCGCTACAACTTCGGCGCCGCCCGCCTCAAACAAATCCGCCCCACCGAAGCCCTCGAACATTTCAAAGCCGCCGCCCGCCGCGAACCTTCCGCACAAGGCATCCACCTCGGCATGGCCAATTCCCACCAACTCCTCGGCGACATCACCGCCGCCGAGGCCTGCCTCAAACAGGAACTGCTCATCAACCCCGAAGCCGCCGATGCCGCCGTCAATCTCGGCTGGATTTTGGAGGAACAAAATCGCGTGCCCGAGGCGCTGATGGAATATCGCAAAGCGCTGTACTACGAGCCCAATGACCCTAACCTCCGCTGGAACCACGGCCTCGCCTGCCTCATGCTCGGCGACTTCGCCAAAGGCTGGCGCGATTACGAATACCGCTGGAAAGCCCGTCAGAAAAAGAAACCTGAATTTGACGCCCCCGAATGGCGTGGCGATCCCCTCGAAGGCCGCAGCCTGTTACTCCACACCGAACAGGGCTTCGGCGATTCCATTATGTTCCTGCGCTTCGCCCGCCAACTCGCCCGCGCCCGCAACCGAGTTTCCCTTCAATGCCAGCCCCAGCTCAAACGCCTTTTCAAGGGCGTCCCCGAGCTCGATTCCGTGGTGGCCCCCGGCGACAGCCTTCCAAAATTTGACGTGCACGCCCCCTTGATGAGCCTGCCCAAACTGCTCAAGCTCCAACGCGAAACCGATCACCACAGCCCCCCTTACCTCAGCCCTGTCGAAACTTCCCCATCAAAACTCCCCGGCTACAAACCCGGTTACAAACACATCGCCGTCACCTGGACCAGCGCGCCGCACAGCGAAATCACCGAGAAAAAATCCATCCCCTATTCGCTGTTCAAAAATATGTTCGACACCCCCGGCTGCCAATTTTACAGCGTGCAAATCAATGCCGACGCCACCGCCGTGGCCGATATGAATCAACGCTCCAACGTGCACGACCTGCGCGATCACATCGGCGATTTTGCCGACACCGCCGATATCCTCAGCCAGGCCGACCTCGTGCTTTCCGTGGATACCGCCACCGCCCACCTCGCCGGCGCGCTGGGGCGCCCTTCATGGACGCTCCTGCCCCACGCCGCCGATTGGCGCTGGCGGCTGCATCGCAACGACACCCCGTGGTATCCCACCATGCGCCTCTTCCGCCAAAGCCAAACCAATCAGTGGGATGATGTGATGGAAGAAATTCAACATTGCCTGCTCAACTACGGCGCCGAACTGCGCACCTCCCAACTCGCAGGAGGCGTGGTGAAAGCGGCTATGTAG